A stretch of DNA from Pseudorca crassidens isolate mPseCra1 chromosome X, mPseCra1.hap1, whole genome shotgun sequence:
agcacaggctccggacgcgcaggctcagcggccatggctcacgggcccagccgctccgccgcatgtgggatcttccctgaccagggcacgaacccgtgtcccctgcatcggcaggcggactctcaaccgctgcgccaccagggaagcccatgctgcATAATATTTTATCCCATGAGTATATCATGGTTTATAGATACATTCTCAATACGTCAGCAacaacatttgggttgtttccagcttttctttctttttttccctcccttcacTTTTATGTTAttacaaacagtgctgctatAGTTCTTCATACACTTGTGTCCAGCAGTATATGTGCAAAAGCTAGTCTGAGGTGTAACACCCAGGAGTGGGGCGTAGGATATGTGCATCTTTTAAGACATTGCCAAATTGTTCCTCAAAGTTATCTTAACCATTGAGTTCCCAGCAGCAATGTATAAGAGCTTCCATTTTTTCTATATCCATGTCAACATTTGACATTATCAGACTTTAATTTTGGCAATCTTTTGGACGTATTCTGCATAGTGTATCTCACtggtgttttaatttgcatttttcctgattactaatgaggttcactatttttcatttgtttagtaacttttttgttttttttttctttaaaatttatttatttatttatttatttatttatttttggctgtgttgggtcttcgtttctgtgcgagggctttcgctatttgcggtgagcaggggccactcttcatcgcggtgcgtgggcctctcactatcgcggcctctcttgttgcggagcacaggctccagacacgcaggctcagtagttgtggctcacaggcccagttgctccgcggcatgtgggatcctcccagaccaaggctcgaacccgtgtcccctgcattggcaggcagattctcaaccactgcgtcaccagggaagccctagtaactGTTTTTGGTTCCTCTTTTGTGAAATACTTGATCAtcaattttgcctatttttatattAGTTTGCTTTTCTCCTACTGCTTTTTAGGCATTCTCTGTTtattggacattaatcctttatTGACTGTGCTACAAGCATCTTCTCCCGCTCTGGTTTTACTTTTCGTTCTTTTTAGGATGTCTTGGGATAAAAAGAAATCCTTAATTTGAATGTAGTTAAgtttatttgtcttttcctttccattgTTCCCAAATTTGGATCACTTGTTCTTCCTGCACAGTTTATTGAAGGAGTTGGTCCTGTACCCACTGCTCTGCAGTGTCTCCTCTGTCGTAGCAAGTGTCAGTGTGTGTGGATCTGTTTCCAAGCTCTGTTCAATCCTATTCCTTCCGCTGCAATCGAATCTGCGGTTTAACTTGcccatttaatttttgatttcatTAAAAGTGTTTTTCTAGATGTTctagatgtttctttttcaaatcttcaTGGTTATTTTAATGGTCATTAGTTCCtctctcatactttttttttttttttttttttttttttttgcggtacgcgggcctctcactgttgtggcctctcccgttgtggagcacaggctccggacgcgcatgctcagcggccatggctcacgggcccagccgctccgccgcatgtgggatcttcccggaccagggcacgaacccgtgtcccctgcattggcaggcggactctcaaccactgcaccaccagggaagccctctctctcatACTTTTGatagtcttttatttctttaaacttattgaaattgtttcaaaactGCCTGAATTGAAAATTAGTCACTGGgtaatttattttacagatagaCTTGCACACATGCCAAATGATATATGGACACGGTTATTCATCCCAACATTATTTATGAGaatagcaaaagattggaaacaccctaaatgttcatcaattggggtggttaaataaactattatacatccatacaaaagagaatcaatacagaagaaaggaaggaagagagaaaggatgcTCTTAAGGTACTGATCTAAATATAGATTCcaaaaagcaaggtgcagaacAGTCTGCTACCTTTTGGGTAAAACAAGTGGACAATAGGAAtctataaaatgcaaatacagGTTCCTGTTGTCCACAGCATTGATATAGAAAAATCCATAGCTGTCATATCTACCATCGCTACTcctatgaaacaaacaaacaaacaaaaaaaccctggtcttgggcttccctggtggtgcagcggttgagcgtccgcctgccgatgcaggggacacgggttcgtgccccagtccgggaagatcccacatgcctcggagcggctgggcccgtgagccatggcagctgagcctgcgcgtccggagcctgtgctccgcaacgggagaggccacaacagcgagaggcccgcgtaccggaaaaaaaaaaaaaacaaccctggtCTTCAACAGCCCTGGGGCAAGTTCTGAGTCACTAGGAAATCGTTAGGGGTGGTGAATCTAGGGGTCTTTGGTGGTCCTAAGAGTGTCCAGAGATATTTGGGGGTCTCCATTGACCTTAGGGGTGTCTACTCATATTTGAGGGGCCACAGCGCCTTTGTTGGCATGTTGGCATCTAGGGATATTTGAGATCCACGAAGTCCCCCGGGTTGGGGGTCCCTGGCCTGACGGGCGCTGACGACCTCTCGCTCCCCACCTGTCTTCCCGCAGGAGCCCCGCAGCCTGGGCGCAGCCTCTCCCCCCAAGGCTGAGGCCAGCGCTCCCCGCCGCTTCCGGCGGGCAGCGACTCGAGGAGAGGCGGCGGGGGCTGTGCAGGAGCTGGCGCGGGCGCTGGCGCACCTGCTGGAGGCCGAACGGCAGGAGCGGGCGCGGGCTGAGGCGCAAGAGGCTGAGGATCAGCAAGCGCGCGCCCTGGCGCAGCTGCTGCGCGTCTGGGGCGCACCCCGCACCAACGACCCGGCGCTGGGCCTGGAGGACGACCCCGACGCGCCAGCCGCGCAGCTCGCCCGAGCCCTGCTCCGCGCCCGCCTGGACCCCGCCGCCCTCGCAGCCCAGCTTGTtcccgcccctgcccccgccccggcACTCAGACCCCGGCCCCCAGTCTACGACGACGGCCCCACGGGCCCAGATGCCGAGGACGCCGGCGACGAGACGCCGGACCTGGATCCGGAGCTGCTGAGGTCCCCCCCAACAAGGGGtggtcggggcgggggagggcgccTATAACCCGGGAGGAGGAGGGCGAGGAGCGGCGGGGGCCTGCTTCACGGGGTGGAGGTGCGAACACCTAGGTCCTGGAAGCCTGGGAGGGAATTTTCTAGTCCTGGACCTAGGGTGTGGAGGCAGAGATGCCTGGCCGGCTTCCTTCGTCCGAATGGGAGGGGGGGGGAAACTATAGTTTCAGGGATGGAAGGCGGAGACAACTGTCTCCAGGAAGCAGTGGGATGCCTGGGTGGGAGGAGGCTGCCAGGTCCCCAGGCGGTCCGGGGTAGCGGCGCTGTCCAGGTCCTAGGGCCGGGGCGTTGACGCACGGACACGTCCTCACTGCATTCCGCTCTGCTCCCCTTCAGGTATTTGTTGGGGCGGATCCTCGCGGGAAGCGCAGACCCCGAAGCTGTGGCTGCCCCGCGTCGCCTCCGCCGAGCCGCTGACCAGGACCTGGGCCCTGAGGTCCCCCCTGAGGGCGTACTGGGGGCCCTGCTGCGCGTAAAGCGTCTGGAGACCCCCGCACCCCAGGCCCCAGCGCGCCGCCTCCTGCCCTGAGCACCGCCTGGATCCTGCGCGTACTCCGGCGGCCCAGGACCGCCCCGCCCCTGACACCCCGACAGCCACTGTTGCTGCCCTGGAACCCCAAGATCCCCACCCCTGACCCCACAATAAATATGATCTGAAGCAACTATGTGCTTGTTTGAGTGGCAGTGTCTAGGGGGACGGTGGACTGGGTGGAGATTGCTGCCCTCAGACGAGGGAAAAGGGGCCCCTGCCCTCCATCCTGCACTTTTGAGACAACCCCTGCCTCAGTCTTCGCTTCTCCTCACTGGGGAGATATCCATATGGACAATGGCAGTGCCCACCCAGATTCTGTGCCGTTTCTAGGCCTCGCTTGGGAATGGGGAGCCCAGAAGGCTTTGAAGCCACTTTCAGCGGCATCTTCTGGGGGTCCATCCTCCTGGGGACCAAGTGGTGGTCAAGGGGTGGCTGTTTGTGCGGCATGTGAGTAGAGCTTGGGCGGTGCTGGCACGGCCACTTGCACACATGAGCCCCTGCCTCCTGATAGGGGGAGGGGCTACCAGCAGGAAGAGAACCAGAGTGGGCTGCCACTCCCGGCCAGGGGTCAGCCCTCCCAACACCATCACCTCCTGGCATGGAACTCTCTGGGCCTTGAGAAAGTGTATTAGTCAAGGTAGGAGGATAGGATGTATTTTGTTAGTTTGATATGTAATGTTTAGTTATATAGTATAGAAGCCACTCTATCTGTACTCTTACCCCAGCCCTGAAGGTATTGGGAGTTGGCGTGGTAACTGGTTTGTGGTCATGGCCTGTGCACTGGCTATTCCCTCTGTCCCTAGTTATCCACAAATTTTTGCCCAAATGTCACCTACTCAGTAAGGCTTTCCTTGACCTCCCTGTCACTCTATTCCTTTGCCCGCCTTTAATACATAGCCTTATGTTATATCTACAAGTGCAGGGATTTTTAGTGTCTTGCTTGCCTCTATATCTTTTGTACCCAAAGCAGGGCCTGGTACACAGGGGTCTCCCCCACATTTCTTGAATGAAATAATTCTCACAATTCAAGTAACATTCTCCCCAGTCTCATTCCCACCCACATAACACTTGGCATGGAGGCAGGTTTGAAACCTAAGAACACTATTTAATTTTGCACAAAATCAACTTGACATAATATATAACCAACGCTACGGCCCCACATTGCCAAAAAGCCCATCACCAAAAGAAAACCTCCCCAGGAGAAGGGTCCATCTATCCCCAGTACACCGACAGTGTCCCACACAGCTAGTTGCTGGGGTcggggagcggggtggggggggcgggcgggggggcgGGTCTCAAGTGAAGGAACCACCACCCTGGTCTGGGGGAGGGTCCACTTTTCTAGACCAAGAACTTCAGGCCACGGAGCAGCCACAGCGGCACATGGCCTTCTGGTGCCGGCCTTTATCCCCACCTGGCCCTGCCATGGCCTCCTTTGCCATGGCCTCCCGGACTCTTTGGATCTCATGGATGAGCAGGGAAAAGGCCTCCTCCACACCTTGGCGTGTCTTGGCTGAGGTCTCCACAAAAGGGGCCCCCCAGCTCTTTGCgagggctgcagcagcagcacgAGCATCTGCGGTGGTGGTCACAAGGTCACACTTGTTGCCCACAAGGACGAGGGGCTGGGTGTGGTGCGGGCCCCAGGTGGCCCGCATCTGCTGCAGCTGGGCTAGAGACGAGGGGTCATCGAGGGCGAAGACACCCAGCACACCATCCCCAATCGCCACACACTGGTCACGCAGGGCCCGATGAGTGGCCTGCCCCGCCGTGTCCAGCACATTCAGAATGCAGCCTCCGTGGTCCAGGGCCATCTCCTTCCAGTAGGAATCCTGGATGGTAGGGTCGTGGTCTTCCACGAAGCACTGGTGGTTCAGCTGGATGGTCAGCGCGCTCTTTCCCACGCCACTCGCGCCCACTACCACGGCCTTGTACTCAGGCAGCTGCTTGCCAACACCCCTGGAGGGTGCCCGAGCCCTGTGGCTCTGCTCCTGGGAGCTAGGGCTCCAGGTGCCCAGGCCCAGATCAATCATGCTAGGCTTTGTTGGCAGCGCCATGGCCCCAAGTGGGCAGCTCAGGGAAGAGATGTGGACAGCAGGCCCTGCAggtggaaagagaagaaagacaatgggggtggggggtttggAGGTTAGGTGAGACCATTTAGGGGCAAGGGGACAGCTGGGTGTCATcgaatcaacatttattgagtgcctagtgTGTGCTAATCACCTAATATACTATAATACAttatttatgttgtttattcTCTCTCACTCCCTTTTACAACATAAACGCtgtgagattttaaaaacagcttaattaatttatatacCGTAAAGTTAACCTAgctaaagtgtacaattcaatgttttttagtacattcacagagttgtgtgaCCATCGCCAtagtctaattttagaacatttccagtCACCCGGAAAAGACACCCCCTGCCCATTAGCAGTCCCTCCCCATTCCggagggagggcagggatttCGTCGGTTTTGGTTTCGGATTGTGTCACCATTGGACCCCAACCTGGCACACTGCTAGTCATAGTTTGTGCCGAGCAACATTCCTGCCCCCAGGAGTTTACGTTTTAAAAGATGGAgacaataaac
This window harbors:
- the PCSK1N gene encoding proSAAS; its protein translation is MAGSPLLRGPRAGGVGLLVLLLLGLLEPPPALCARPVKEPRSLGAASPPKAEASAPRRFRRAATRGEAAGAVQELARALAHLLEAERQERARAEAQEAEDQQARALAQLLRVWGAPRTNDPALGLEDDPDAPAAQLARALLRARLDPAALAAQLVPAPAPAPALRPRPPVYDDGPTGPDAEDAGDETPDLDPELLRYLLGRILAGSADPEAVAAPRRLRRAADQDLGPEVPPEGVLGALLRVKRLETPAPQAPARRLLP
- the ERAS gene encoding GTPase ERas — protein: MALPTKPSMIDLGLGTWSPSSQEQSHRARAPSRGVGKQLPEYKAVVVGASGVGKSALTIQLNHQCFVEDHDPTIQDSYWKEMALDHGGCILNVLDTAGQATHRALRDQCVAIGDGVLGVFALDDPSSLAQLQQMRATWGPHHTQPLVLVGNKCDLVTTTADARAAAAALAKSWGAPFVETSAKTRQGVEEAFSLLIHEIQRVREAMAKEAMAGPGGDKGRHQKAMCRCGCSVA